The DNA region TGCCGCCGGTCGTCTTCACCCAGGAACAGGCGCTCGGCCTGGTCATGGCGGTGCTCGACGGGCAGCCGGCCGCGATCGACCCCGACGACCCGATCGGCGCGGCGCTCAGCAAGGTCATCCGGGCGCTGCCCGACAGCGTCGGACGGCAGGCGGCGGCACTACGGGGGTACGCCTCGGCCACCCCCGACCGGCATTCCGCCCGCCCCGACCCCGCCACCACGAACACCCTCGTCACCGCCGTCGCCGACCGGCGTCGCGTCCTGATCACCTATCGCGGCGAGCGTGGCGAGCAGTCCGACGCCGAGGTCGACCCGTGGGCGGTCGTGGTCCGGCACCGACGCTGGTACCTGCTGTGCCACTCGCACCGCGCCGACGCGGTCCGCACCTACCGGATCGACCGGGTCCGGGCCGTACGGCAGCTGCCGCACGGCTTCACACCGCCCGACGACCTGGACCCGGTCGCCGCCCTCGAAACGCATCT from Solwaraspora sp. WMMD791 includes:
- a CDS encoding WYL domain-containing protein, with translation MRERPGTTADQLAAALGVTERAARRYIGILREAGIPVESVRGPYGGYRLGRGTRLPPVVFTQEQALGLVMAVLDGQPAAIDPDDPIGAALSKVIRALPDSVGRQAAALRGYASATPDRHSARPDPATTNTLVTAVADRRRVLITYRGERGEQSDAEVDPWAVVVRHRRWYLLCHSHRADAVRTYRIDRVRAVRQLPHGFTPPDDLDPVAALETHLGVGWQYPTRVVFHAPYEQVAPWIRPPMGRLTPDGDRCVLVGSTRNPAMYAQEWLAVVPFDFTVEQGPELRAAVATVAARFGAALPPPSPRT